The genomic window ttaaatttgttgtttagcTTACAGGTTCAGCTCAACACTGTTGCTGCTGCAATGGAGACTGTGGATGACAAAGACAGTGATCATCATCATGACAAGGGTTCTAATAAGACGAGTAAGTTACTTTAAACGAATTTGATGGATTTAATTGAAAACTGTGCTTCTTTTTATTcctatttatctttttaagtGATTGCAACTCATCAActagtttcaatttttgtcttttatctgTTGGcttaatttgatgttttagtaATTTTGGGTAATTTGTATTGAAAGGTAAAGCACCAGAGTGGAAGAAATTGAATTCAAAAGACCTTGGGATAACCACTTCTATGATTTCAAAGCCTACACGAATAGTGCTAAATGGCCTTAAGAGTAAAGgttgattctttttttaatcatttgattGAATCTAACGATGAAATTTTATCTCTTGCTGGTTTTTGATagttgctttcttttttccgtGACCTGTAGGATATGATGTTTACCTTGTGGGAGGCTGTGTACGCGATCTTATTTTGAAGCGGACGCCAAAAGACTTCGATATACTCACTTCTGCGGAACTTAGAGAGGTTGCTTTCCAATCTAACAAAGTCATCTCTTGAACATTGTCTTATGCTGATTTCAAAAtggattttttgttgttgttggaatGTGTTTAGGTTGTTCGGAGTTTCTCAAGATGTGaaataattggaaaaaaatttcCTATATGTCATGTGCACATTGGGAATGATATGATAGAGGTTTGGCTTTTTCTTGTCGAggattttctttcatattaCCAATATAAGCATAGCAAATGCAAATAAGAACAGTTTCTTAGCTTTCTCTTATAATTcatttatatactttttgaGTAGGTTTCGAGTTTTAGCACCTCTGCTCAAAATTCTCTAAGAAACACAAGAACGGGTTCTGGAAAATCTAATGGTTCCTATGACGAGGACAGTATCCGTTTCAATAACTGCTTGCAGCGTGATTTCACAATTAATGGGTATCTTATTAATCCCTTGATGATATCCTACACTCCTAAGTATTATGGAGATCCCATagttttgttacttttcttCACATGTTTATGTTGTGTTTTCAATCTCAGGTTGATGTTTGATCCATATGCCAAAGTTATATATGACTATCTTGGGGGAATAGAAGACATTAAAAAAGCTAAGGTGTGAACATATTCTGTTATACCTTTTTCCCCCggtaaattattttcaaatatcgTTTTTCTCATTGTGGTTCTTTGCTCACAGGTACGGACAGTGTTTCATGCTGGCACATCATTTCAAGAGGACAGTGGTGAGTTTTCTGGAAAAATAATCATCTTATGTAACATTTCCTCCATGGATTCTTTTCCAAAATCCTGTAGAGtctagaaaaacaaattcttgtaTGATTACCATTAAGAGTCTAGATAATAGAAGCTTATCAGTGCTTTACCGATTATAACATATCCAGCCAGGATTCTTCGTGGAACAAGAATTGCTGCGCGTTTAGGTTTTACAATTTCCAAGGAAACAGCTCATTTCTTAAAGAACCTTTCCTTCCTAGTACAAAGACTCCACAGGGTACTACTACTGCTTCACTTCacaaagaaatattttctCCACATTATTTTTACAACAGTGTGTTCATGAATGATTCTGTATTATACATGTAGGGAAGAATCTTGTTGGAAATGAATTACATGTTAGCGTATGGATCAGCAGAAGCTTCTTTACGATTGTTGTGGAAATTTGGGATACTAGAAATTCTTTTACCAATTCAGGTGAGTGTTTCCACTCATCTATTGTTATGTCTTAAATGTATCTTTGCGTCTATCTAACTTCAATATTCACAGGCAGCATATCTCGTTCGCACTGGTTTCAAGAGACGCGACAAAAGGAGTAACTTGCTTCTGGTAATATGCAGATGCGCATTCTGCAATATTCGTCACAGAGAAGTTTCTATTGCTTAAATTATTGAGTACAGAACTTATAGTTAACATTTCGTAATGCAGTCTCTCTTCGGAAATTTGGATAAATTGTTGGCTCCTGATAAACCTTGCCACAGCAGCTTATGGTACGGTCCTCATCTTCTATAAGTTCCTGAAAACACAATCCTTATCATATACAGTGGATAAAATTGTAAGACGCAACACTATTGTATTGGAAATTTGTAGGCTAACAATCTTGGCTCTTCACAAAGCACTTGCTGATCAACCTCGATATCCTTCAGTGGTAGCCGCGTTTAGCCTTGCTGTCCACAATGGTGGAGATGTTTTAGAAGCTGTAAAAAATACCAGGAAAGTCACAAAGCCACATAATAGAAGCTTCTTTGAGCTACTGGAGCCAGAGGAAATGGACTCCCAAACCTTGTTGGATGAAGTCATGGATTTTGATTCATCTATCAAAGAAGCCTTGGGACAGATGACTGATGGGAGGTTTATTTCCAAGGCTATGGCAGCGTACCCTCAGGCCCCATATTCCGATATGGTAACCGCTCCTATTTTTCTTAGCTTCATATAACAAAGTTTCAGTGACACAAATGCAAATGCAGATTCTCGGGAGTACGCCTAGACTATAGGTGGTTATGGAGCTTGATATATGTTTTGACTGAAGATTAGAAACAATATTTCCTCGGTTTAGCTGTTGTCCTAACTCTCTTATATCCTTTGCTGTTTTACAGGTTTTCATACCGTTGCAATTGTACCTAGATGCAAGACGAATATTCGAGTGTGTGAAAGAAAATGGGCAGAAGGGATTTGTGCCTAAGCAAGACAGTAAAATTGATTATACCTCATTATCTTCAGGCAACCTTCCAGAAGTTAGACACGTATTTGCTAGGGTTGTTTTCGACACAGTGTTTCCGTTAAACCCACCTCAAGAGTTGTAGTCCCTCTTGGATTGGTTGGGCTTAAACTGAGATACGGTagaaagcagaaatgatatTTGCCATACCTTTCTTATGTAAAAACATAATAGCTAGGCGTCGTGAACACCATTTTTGTACTCTTACaagatagaaataaaataagaaaagttgggagtttttttcccttttatttctttaatgtGATGGCATTGTGAGGAATGTCCTTGTACTTTTATGCACTTACAGATGGAGCAAGCGCAGTAGCTGGAGAAGCACCACCAGTGGCTGGCcttaagaaaatgagaaaattatAGGTAATTGATGGATGTCTTGCATATGTTGGTTCTACAATGGTTCGAGTATTGATTAGACTATCTTTAAGTGCAGGTGATGAAAACTTTAAAGTTACAATCCAGCTAAAACTTTGACAGCATCATAGATAACCCACTTCGCTGCAGTTAGTGTTCCTATCATGAAAATGCGAAGAGGAAGGTCCCGGGTAAACATGTCTCTAACATTTTCTTGACTGAGAGTATATGTCTTCCCTGCTGTCAGAAACGTTATGTTGGATCTGATTTCCTGGTTCTGTTTGGCATTCAGCTTTAGATTTGAGTTTGGTGATATTCAGGAAATGCTCTGGTTACTATGCCGATGCTCAAACTCATCAGctgttaaaaaatattcatagtCCATTTGCCAAGGACAAGTCCTCAAGCACTAAAGAGCATACAGTTATTTGCCCTATTTGGCAAGGAGATCCTGCTATTCCGTTTATTGCTCTGCCTTGCCAGCACAGGTTTGAttacctctctctctcccccAGATATGTAGTAAAAGTAATTCTACTAGAAGCTAAGTAACTGCACATGATTGCTTAAATTGAGTATATGAAGTTAGACAAGAGAGCAGTGATGTCATTGGCAATGGATGAAGAATTCAGAGTATATGATATAGTTGTTACCTGCGCTTTTAAGAATGATTTGTGGcatgtattaaaaataaaaacatcgCTTTCTTGTTGATCAGGTAATCTGGAATGATgtaatattgatattttggGTTATTTAAAAAgtcaacagaaaaataaaattgggCCGAAGCTTATTAGGCCCTAAAGGCCCACGAAGAAGAGCGAAACCCCTTAACGTGTGAAAACCCAAAATCTCGCTCTCTTCGTCTCatcatatttctcttttttgcgGCTCTCAACGTAAAGAACTCTTCCCGGCAAATAAACCGTTCGctgttttcatcttctctatgGCCAGTTCCGACAAAGTTAATTTATTGGGTTTGTTTTGGGTGGCTCTCTCTCTTATCTACTGTTTTGTAAATAGACATGTCTTGGCTACTCTAGctgaagagtttttttttttgttgttgctgctctGCTTTAAGGTAAGCGAGAGCCAGAAGATGATTTGGAGACCAAACCGATTCTGAAGAAACATAAGGAAAATTCCGAGGAGGAGAACAAGGTAACcacttgattcttcttctttgggaaCAAGTTTCTTTACACACTTTGTTATAGTAGTGGCTACTCATGTAACAGGAGCAGATCAAAGGAACGGTCGAGTTGTTGGAGACAAAATCTGATCAGGCTCCAGTGAaggtatgatttttttaaaaatctaaaaatattgtaCAAGTTTATGTTCAGTTGTTCTTATTGTCTCCAAACTGGCTACTCATGTAACAGGAGACAGTGGAAGGACTTGATGAAACTCCCGATTCTGTTGAGGTACCTAAGAAGTATATGTCTGGTCTTTTGATTCGTTGCTTTCCCTCAAGAAAAAAGACGCTCTATGTTTGCTGTCTCCCTCGCGACACTAAAATGCCAGATATGTAAGTAGCACCTTTAGTTTCCTCTTTCGTTCTTGTAGCAAGGTTTTCATGACTCCTCCATTTTTTACAGCATCGATTTCTTCAAAGATGTTGGACAAGTTGTTAGTGTTCAACTTACTACAAAACGCAACGGTTTGCGTTTGTCCACTGGCTTCGTTGAGTTTGCTTCTGCTAACGAAGCAAAGAAGGTGAGACTAGTTTATAGTTTAATGATGAAATGTATTTTACTAGTCATTTGAAAAGTACCCTATGCTTATGATGCAAATTGTTATTCGAAAATACCTTTGctaatcaaatcttttaattataCTGTAGGCGCTGGATATGAAGAATGGTGAATATTTGTGTGGTAATAAGCTTATTCTTGGCATGGCTAGCTGCGAAAATATTGCACAACCcaagtaaattaattttccCTGTTATAGTGATTTTGTTTCTGGCATGGTTGCTAGGTTTTTTTTATGCCATTACAGATTACTAATGCtattactttttgttaattaggtATTGCATATATCACAAGGTTTGGTAAGGGATTCAACTATTTGCCTCTTGAGTTTGTTACCATGAGCACATTAGGTGAAGTTTTTGGTATAGCAGGTACGAAGACTACATTCAACAAGAAAGCCTTCCgattgaagaagaggagaCACCTCCCAAAATTGTTCAGGTACCTTTGTTCTTATTATCTTCGAAATCTGTCAGGCTCAGAAGAAACGCTTATTCTGTCTCGGGGATGAGtctacttttttgttgttatgcaTATTTAAGCCCTTTTCTCCTTAAGAGTGGCGCTAACACACTTGGCTGTTCCATTCAGGCAGCTGCTGTAAGAAAAAATACGCTCTTTGTTGCCAATCTCTCTCcccaaactaaaatattacataTGTAAGTAGCAcctttaatttttgctttcGTTCTCGGAGGAAGTTTTCCATGACTGATATTTTATCCTTCCACTTTTACAGACTCGATTTCTTCAATGATGTTGGAGAAGTTGTTAGTGTTCGACTTATTGTAAGCCCCGAGAGTAAGCATGTGGGCTATGGCTTTGTTGAGTTTGCTTCTCCTTGCTTAGCAAACATGGTGAGACTAGTTTTGTAgtaatgatttaaaaattatcaaagtCATTTGAAAATTAGTGTATACTTATGATGAAAAACATTCAGCAGTTATTCGAAAGTAGGATAACTGATTAAATCTCACACACTGTAGGCGCTGGAAAAGAAGAATGGTGAATATTTGCACGATCATAAGATTTTTCTTGGTGTGGCTAAGACAGCTCCGTACCCTCCACGAATCAAGTAAATTGATTTTCCATTTTATGgagatttaatttgtttcagtAACACTAGTTGTAACTTATTGCTAGAGTTGTGATGCCATTACCGAAGACTAACgctattatttttgttaagtaGGTACAACCTTGCAGAGAAGCTTTGGTAAGTTCTTTTGCCTTTGAGTTTTGTTATCAAGAGCACATTGGGTGAAGGTTTTGGTATACATGGAGAGATCACAAGGGTTTTTGATATTCCAGGTACGAAGACTATCTTCTACGAGATAGCCTTCtgatagaagaagatgagacagTGGAAGGACTTGATGAAACTCCTAGTTGTGTTGAGGTACTTGTTCTtattatcttcaaaatatttcattacccttaaaaaaaatgactttATTCTGAGGATGAATCTTTAGATGAGGCTACTTCTTGTTATGCAATTCAAGTCCTTTTCTCCTTAGACTCGTGCTAACACACTTGACTGTTGAATTCAGGCAGTTGCCTTAAGAGAAAAGGTGCTCATTATTGCGCATGTCCCTCGCCGaacaaaaatatcacataTGTAAGTAGCACCTTTAATCTCCTCTTTCGTTCTTGGAGCAAGGCTGATATTTTACCCTCCATTTTTACAGCATCGATTTCTTCAAAGATGCTGGACAAGTTGTTAATGTCCGACTTATTGTAGACCAAAAGGGCAAGCCTTTTGGCCGTGGCTTTGTTGAGTTTACTTCTGCTGACGAAGCAAAGAAGGTCAGATTAGTTTATAGTAATGATGAAAAGTATTTTACTAGTCATTAGAAATTTAGTGTATACTTATGAAGAGGAAATAATTACTagaatatgtttatttttataatagaacacatcttttttttattattcgtATGTTTTCGGTACTTGTGTAATTACACTTAAGACCCTTgattagttttaattaaatattattattaaattcgtttttaattaaaaaataaataaaaaaacagtgaTTATCCATGTCATCAGTCCATGTCATTTACCCTAATCCACGTCATCCGAAACCAAAAATTCCTTTAAAACTTTcagtttctcattttttcaGCACATCTTACTATTCATCcgcgcaaaaaaaaaaaaaaaaaaaaaaatgtcgcTCTCTTCTCTCGTTCAGTCGAcggaaccctaatttcatcGCCGTTCTCTACTTATCTCGTCTCTTTCGGCCGAAACTCTTTCGGTGGTGTCGAATTTCAAgtcatcaaaaatcaaaacccaaatcaaagagatctgtggaattttatatgatttgttaCAGGTTTTAGTTGAATCAAGAATAACTActcttttactttgatttaATATGTCTATCGTTTAGTTTTCCTCTCAATCGATCTATTTAGAGATATTTCTACTTCTAtcaatgttttgattcatatgGTTTCGTCTTCCTCCTATGTATCCCTCAAACAGATTATTacgttttttaatttgattgttgttatttggccaataaatttcatattgtCTTCCCCAGAAAAATGTTGCTTTCCGATCTGTATTATAAATCAGCCGTAAAGTGATGTAACTCAGCCTTAACGTGatgtaactcagccgtaacatataatttatacaaCCTTTCGTCTTCCCTAAATGATAACTCAGCCGTGACATGTAATTTACCGAACCTTTCGTCTTCCCTGaagcatataactcagccgtaacatataatttacacTCATCTTTCGTTTGCCCTTgaacatataactcagccgtgacATGTAAATTTATAGATGTCTTCCCTTAAACATATAACTCAGTCGTAATGTAATTTTACCGAACCTTTCGTCTTCCCTGgaacatataactcagccgcGACATGTAAATTGACTGAACGTTTCGTTCTTCCTTAAGCATATAACTCAACCGTAATGTAATTTTATCGAACCTTTCGTCTTTCCTGGAACGTATAACTCAGTCGTGACAAGTAAATTGACTAAACCTTTCGTCTTCCCTTaagcatataactcagccgtgacatgtaaatttgTCGTGAAACAATAAGAGATACAACATTTCGTCTAACTTTATCATCGAGCACCAACTTCACAAATTTGTCGTGCGTTGTTTTCGCATCTATCTGCACAAGTTTACACCCTCTTTCATCAGTGTTAaatatgtatttgtgtttctataCCCAATTCCTGGAAACAACAATTACCAAAACTAGATCAACCATATCgggagaaagatgaaagaaattgaagaaaaatgaggAAAATGATGAGGAATTAGAAGTTCCGGTGATGTGAAAAATtcaagtgaagaagacgagtTGAAAAAATTTTACCCTATTTTTTTATCCTTTGATGATGCTGACATGGAATGATGACATGAAATATTACAGccgacgtcgttttgaatTGATGAGGTAGCAACTAAGCCACCAAACGAACATttgataactcagccatcaagCAAATCTATAAGTCAGTCGCAACATGAATACTAttacagtaattaaaaaaggaaaaaaaaataaagttaagtCAGCCGTGTAATGTCGTAACTCAACTAACTCAACCGTAACGTTCAACAACTCGGCCATAACTGCATGatattatagtaattaatcttttaaaaataagtcAGCCATAacatggctgagttatatcGTAATCCAGCTATTGGCGGCTGATTTATATCACTCGACTATAACTCAGCCGTCACATCTTTCCATAACTAAGCTAATCAAAACTATAACTCGGCCGCGTCGAGGAAATAAGTCAGCCTTTTTctcataactcagccatattGTTGGCTGGGTTATCGTATAACTTCTTATAACTCGGCCGAACATCCTTAACTCAAGCATACTGTTGCCTGAGTTATAGTATAACTCAGGCAACATTTTtcaactcagccgtaacgtcTGGCTGAGTTATACTCATACTTCGCCGTTTTGTTATGACTCATATATTTTTGACGTAAGTCAGCCGCAACATACCGTAACTCAGCCGGCTGAGTTCATTTAATCCACGTCAGCAAGTTCTGACGTGGCAGTGGCATTCCctgtaattatgtttttttcggTAACGTTTAGTAGGGGCACGCTgggtaataaaaaaactcgaaaatataacagtaattaaaaaaagttctgTCGTGTTCTGGTAATAACACCTAATTTCTTACCCACAGTTAATCTCCCTAcgaagaaaatgataaaagtaGTTATTTTGAAAGTTGATTGCTGACTAAATCTTTAATACTGTAGGCGCTGGAAATGAAGAACGGCAAATATTTACTCGATCGCGAGATTTATCTTAAGACTGCTCCATACCGTCCACGACCCAAGTAAATTGATTTTCCTTGTTATGGAGATTTGTTTCTGTAAcattgatttgtttctctttaatcttctttttcttctgtttgttcTCCAAATCATCAGCTTCTATCAAAAGGCTTTCTTCTCGAAGGTAGTCTTCGTACCTGGAATAACAAAAACCCTTGTCATCTCTTCATGTTTACCAAAAATTTCACCCAATGTGCTCTTgataacaaaactcaaaaggcAATATAGTTAAATCCCTTACCAAAGCTTCTCTGCAAGGTTGTACCTAATTAACAAGAAACAATAGCATTAAACTTGTACAATGACATCAAAACTCTAATAAGCAGTTAGAGAAACAAATCTCAATAACATGGAAAATCAATTTACTTGGGTCGGAGAGGGTATGGAGCTATCTCAGCCACGTCAAGAACAACATAACGATTCCGCAATCTTCTTAGGTTCTTCTTTTCCAGCGGCGCCTAATAgtataaaagatttgattagCAATCGTGCTTTCAAATAACTACTTGTAAATTTGACATCATATAAGTATACAAAACTTTTCAAATGGCTACTTATATACTTTTCATCATTAAACTAGTCTCACCTTCTTTGCTTTGTAAGCAGAAGCAAACTCAACAAAGCCACAGCCCACATGCTTACCCCTGTGGTCTACAATAAGTCGAACACTAACAACTTCTCCAACATCTCTGAAGAAATTGATGCTGTAGAAAATGGAGGATAAAATATCAGCCATGAAAAACTTGCTACAGGAACGAAAGAGGAAAGTATAGGGGCTAGTTACATATGTGGCATTTCACTTTTCAAAGGGAGATTGGCAATAAAGAGCGTCTTTTTTCTTACAGCAACTTCCTGAATTTAACAGCCAACTGTGTTAGCACGACTCTAAGGAGGACGAGAAGAgaatttaaattaacaataagTTGATTCATCCCCATGAAAAGTCATCTTCGGGATTTGTGGCAACAGTTCTGTTCTTTAAACGCTAAGCATTTCTTTTGGAGCCTAGCATGTTTTgaagagaattaaaaaataaggTACCTCAAGATAATCGGAATCGGGAGTCTCATCAAGTCCTTCCActgtctcatcttcttctatcaGACGGTTTTCTTGTCGAAGGTAGTCTTCGTACCTAGAATAACAAAAACCCTTTACCTAACGTTTTGTGAAATGTGCTCTTAAAAGCAAACTTATGAGGCAAATAGTTAAATCCCTTACCAAACCTTGTGATCTATGCAATACCTAATTAACAAAGATAACCGTGTTAGTCTTCTTGCAAAGAAGCTTTGGTAAGGGATTTAACTATTTGCCTCATAAGTTTGTTATCAAGAGGCACACTGGGTGAAGTTTTTGGTATACATGGAGAGATCAGAAGGGTTTTTGTGTTATTCCAGGTACGAAGACTACCTTGGACAAGACAGCCTTCTGATAGAAAAAGATGATTTGGAGACCTAACCGAATAAGAAATGAAGCTCTATGGTGTTTATAAGACGGAAATCTTCAGGGTATCTTGCGGTAAGAAGATTACCTTCTCTGACGACAGTtgatggaagaagatgaagcttttttgtgtttttaactTGTGATACAatgcaacttttttttgttacttcgGTTTTCGGAATATGTTTAATAAATTGGTAGAAGCCTAGCGCCTAGAACAATGGATCAGGGCATGGGcatatgtaaattatttacctttttatatcattttcataactttataagaaaatatgtattGCAAATGATGGAATGCTAAAAAAGTTACACAAATCTTTCAAGTAAGCCCATCTCAAGAGTTGTTGTCCCTCTTAGATTGGTTCTATACTTGTATTgcaaatgatattttaaatgaCTTCCATATTAGCTAGATGTATGTAGTGAACACCATTTTTGTTCTATACTagacaacagaaacaaaataattaagaaaaataactgGTAGTTCTGTTTCCCTTTTATTGCTCTAACGTGACGGCTACGCGAGGAATATTCTTGTAATTTTATGCACTTACAGATGGAGCAAGCGCAGTAGCTGGAGAAGCACCACCAGTGGTTGGCctaataaaatgataaaattatagTTAACTGATGGAGTGTCTTTCATAATTAGTTCTTAAATGAATTGAgtattgatgatgaaaactTACAATCCAGCTAAAACTTTGACAGCATCATAGATAACCCACTGCGCTCCAGTGAGTGTTCCTATCATGAAAATGCGAAGAGGAAGGCCACGGGTTAACATACCCCATAACCCTAGCCTCTTTACTGCCTGTAGCACATGAAAGAATCAAACCAAGTCAGTAGATCATATAAAAAGCTCTGTGTTGTGTATCCACAAGTTTGATGTTGTGGTGAAGAGTATGGAGCTTTTTTACTTACATCAGCAACGGTTGCTCCTTTAGAGTTATTGAGGAAAGACACCAAATTATCTGCAGGATGTGAGATGATGGCGCAGAATATTCCAGCAATGTATCCACCTGCAAAGCTAACTCCGAGCTGAACTGGCTTTGAGCACTCTTCTTTTGGGGTAGGCATCACTTTCTTGTATATGAGCTCCACAGTGTTTTCAAAAGTAGCAAATTTCATCATCGTATCTGCAAAGAAGTcgaattttcttttagtaaCTGAAATCATCATCTCAATGACTCTACTACATTTTCTTGTGTATAGAGACTTACATGGAATCTGGCGTCCCCAGAGAGGAACAAGTCCTTTGTGTAACCCGCGGAAGCCTTCGGATTTGATGATCTTTGGTAAACCATCAGATAAACCGCGGGCGAAACCAGGCTGAGTCTGGACCCTGACTTTGACAGCTTCCATTGGACAAAGAGCCACATCAGCGACGATTTCTGCAGAGGCTGAGCCAGCGAGGTAAATCAAGGTCTTGTATTTAGCTGCGTATTCTGGTCCAACAATGTCTGAGTAGTATTTCTTGGCGTACTCATAGAGACCGTATTTAAAAGCTCCTTGGGCACTGTAACCAAGAAGCGTTGGTGACCAGCCTCTGGTGAAACCCTTAAGCCCTTGCTCTTTGATTGTTGTCTTGAAAGCTGAAGTTATGTTCTTGTACTTCAGTGGATCAATCTGAAATAACAACAGAATTAAGGGTCTTTTTTGGAAATTCGTGGAATATTCTCTCTGAGTGAACATCAAAATCATGCATGAGATTGAAAAGTCTTCGACGGCGTTGAAGAGTCGATGCCGtgtaaaacaagaaaacgtaaaagttgacaaaaacaaaaattgttattcgctgtttttttttccgctaataatttctatattcaagtttttctcactaaatattttacttatcACACACgtattaaaaatgttaactaCAAATAGAGAAGTTGGCTTGGAACTTTCACCTGCATGTTGCATTTGATGACATCAAGTGGCGTAATCGCCGTGTGGGTGATACCGCAGCTCAGCATCCCGGCGACCGTACAC from Arabidopsis thaliana chromosome 3, partial sequence includes these protein-coding regions:
- the PHT3;2 gene encoding phosphate transporter 3;2 (phosphate transporter 3;2 (PHT3;2); FUNCTIONS IN: binding; INVOLVED IN: transport, transmembrane transport; LOCATED IN: mitochondrial inner membrane, chloroplast, membrane; EXPRESSED IN: stem, sepal, stamen; EXPRESSED DURING: 4 anthesis; CONTAINS InterPro DOMAIN/s: Mitochondrial substrate carrier (InterPro:IPR001993), Mitochondrial substrate/solute carrier (InterPro:IPR018108); BEST Arabidopsis thaliana protein match is: phosphate transporter 3;1 (TAIR:AT5G14040.1); Has 16855 Blast hits to 11571 proteins in 428 species: Archae - 0; Bacteria - 0; Metazoa - 7278; Fungi - 4810; Plants - 3237; Viruses - 0; Other Eukaryotes - 1530 (source: NCBI BLink).); its protein translation is MSDSSRSLIPSFLYSSDHRLFQATTMSTHLKSQPLISPTNSSVSSNGTSFAIATPNEKVEMYSPAYFAACTVAGMLSCGITHTAITPLDVIKCNMQIDPLKYKNITSAFKTTIKEQGLKGFTRGWSPTLLGYSAQGAFKYGLYEYAKKYYSDIVGPEYAAKYKTLIYLAGSASAEIVADVALCPMEAVKVRVQTQPGFARGLSDGLPKIIKSEGFRGLHKGLVPLWGRQIPYTMMKFATFENTVELIYKKVMPTPKEECSKPVQLGVSFAGGYIAGIFCAIISHPADNLVSFLNNSKGATVADAVKRLGLWGMLTRGLPLRIFMIGTLTGAQWVIYDAVKVLAGLPTTGGASPATALAPSVSA